The window ACTCGCAGTGGCGCGGTATGCCGCCGAGCAGGCCTTTTTCGGCCGGTCCCGAGGGGGAGGCTCCGGGGGCAGGTACATTGAAATCCCCACATCCTGTAGAAATCACTTTATGTTCAGAAACGAATCGGTCCTCACCGATGCCAATAGCGGTTTGCCCCGGATTTTTCCCCTGACCAGGGGGCTGGTAAGCGGGGTGATCGTTGATCCAAGCCTCACCCAAAGTCTATCCAATAAGTATTTCGCCGTCGCCCTCCTGGACATTTTGCTGGCGAGCATTGAGGGGTATCTGTCCGAGGATGCTGATTTTTTAGCTGAAATACACCTGACTGCTGCTATTGAGAAGCTCTACCAATCCCTTTCCATTTACGTACGGATGGCTGACGACTCCCGGGCACGGCTGAGGGGCAGCGAGGCCGGGATGCTTTCGGCCCTGGGGCTCGGGCGGGCCGGCCAGGGTCCCGGGGGGGCTCTGAGTTATGTGATCAATAGCCGGCATAAGGTTCCTAAATCCTGGGTCAGCGCCGTGTTACTTCCCCATATAGTGGACCTTTATCAGGAGAGCGAAGCCCCCAGGGTCGCGAGGATTGCCGGTTGTCTTGGCGAGGATGTGATAGGCAGGCCTGTTGAGGAGGTCGCTCCCCTGGCCTCCGGGGCTCTGCGCCGTATCCTCGGACAACTGAACATTCCCACCCGTCTCAGAGACCTTAACCTTTCCCTGGGAGATCTGGGCGAGGACTGCGCCTTTGCCATGGATCTGCCCTACCTCAAGACAGCCCCCTTCCGGTTGAGTGAGGCAGAGCTCTACGAATTGGCAAAATCGGCCTTTTGACCGGCGAATCGGTATGATTTCTCCCCGAAAATTCCTAACCCTCGACGATGAACACCAACTGCGTAAGCTCCGTAAAATTCTCCTGGAACTGCGGTCTGCCGCCCGAGGGGCCGGGCTCGACGGGGTGTATGCCCGCCAGGCATCAGTGGTCCTGGAAGCCGGCCGGGCGGGGGCCCCGGGGGCAATCGCCGACCTGGATGAAATTCTCGCGGCTTGCCTCCGGGCCTTGCAAACCCCCCATGAATCCGGAGCTCGGGTATCCCGGCTCTGTCACCAGGGGGTGTTAAGCCTAGAAGCCGCCCTGGGGGTGCCCCTGGGGGAATGGGATCTGGATAGTCCGGATACCATCGGGGCGGATGCAGACCCAGTACCTGATCCCAGGTACTATCCCGGGCACACCCGGGTCGGCCCGGAAACCCGTTCACCCGGGGAAACGGGGCAGCCCATCAGCACCTCCGAGGGGAATGCCGGGTCCCGGGAACCGGAGATACAGGTGTACCTGGAGGATCTGCGGAGCCCCTTCAACGTGGGTAGTATTTTCAGGACCTGCGATGCCATGGGGGTATCCCGGGTGCTGCTCAGCCCCCGTTGCCCCCAGCCGGGCACGAAGCGGGTTGATCGTTCCAGTATGGGCAGTGTGGATTGGATTCCCTGGAGGGTACTTGCCCCGGAAGATATCCCGAGCTACTGCCGGGATGAGGAGCTTTCGGTTCTGGTGCTTGAAACCGGGGGGACGGACTACACCAGGACGGTGCTGCCTCCCCGGTGCCTGGTTATTCTCGGCTCGGAGGAGCTGGGGGTTTCCCCCGGGTGTGCTGCCTTGGGACCGGTGGTAAGTATCGGTATGTCGGGCCGCAAGGGGTCCCTGAATGTCGGGGTGAGCTTCGGCATCGTAGCCTCCCGGTGGCGGGAATGCCGGTCCTAGGCCGTCCCAGGAGCGGGTGGTTCTTCTCGCCCAGCTCCGGGAAGCAGGTCTGTCCGGGAGCTAGGGATTCATGAGTAATTCATGCTTCAGGGTTGCTGTCTTTTTTAGGGTGGCCGCCACGGCGCAGTATTTCCCGAGGCTCAGCTCGATAGCGGTTTCAATCTTATCCTCATTCAGCTGATCCCCGGTAAAACGATAACGCACCAGGATATCCGTGTAGACCTTGGGATGCTCGTCAGCCTGCTTTGCCTCAATCTCAATGGAAAAACTATCAAAGGGGATCCTCATTTTTCCCAACATCGAAACCACATCCATCCCGGTACAACCCGCCAGGGCGGTAAGCATGAGGGCCTTCGGTTTCGGACCGTACCCGGCCCCGCCAAATTGTTCATCGGCATCCACCGGAATGGTGGCATCCTCTATTGTAAGGTCAAAGGCCATGGCCTTCTTCCATTGGGCGGTAACAAATTTTTGCATATGCAGATCTCCTTATTGTAGGGTGATTTTAATGCCGGGGTTATCGCTTCAAGGCGCGTTCAACCTCGGGCTGGTTAAATCCCACAAGTATCTTCCCGTGAATATCAATAACCGGAACCCCCATTTGGCCTGACTTTCGAACCATCTCGTCGGCTCTCCGAGGATCCCTAGAAACATCGTACTCGGTAAAGGGGACGCGGTTTTCCTTGAAATACCGCTTCGCCTTGTGGCAAAACGAACAGCTTGGGGTAGTATACATGGTAATAGACATATGAACCTCCGTATATATAAAAAAATATATACAACAGCTGTTCTTGTCAAGCCGGGGCGTTCATTCCTGATGGCTGGAGGTTTCGTGTTCGAAGGCAGTATCCAGCTTTTCCTTGATGAGAAGCAGATGTCCCTCCCCTGCCACATTGAAGCGCCGTAAGACCGTGGGGTTCAGCTCTTCCAGGGATAGATTCTCCGTCTCGTAGTTTGCCAGGCTGTTGGCCATGTAGATCACATCAATCATCTCCCGGTAGCGCCGGGGAGCCTGGGTCGGGTCGTGGTGAAATCTGATGGCCGAAACCAGGTTGTCCGGGAAGTTCCATTTTTCCGCGATTCGTGCTCCGATTTCGGCGTGGTTCAGTCCTGCGCTTATATCCTCCAGGAACTGGGGTTCGATATTCCGCTCCTCACAGAATTTTCGAATATTTGTGAGCAGATCCGGGTGAACCGAGGAGAAAATGATCTTCCCCATATCGTGGAGAATGCCGCCCACATACACGTCATCCAGGATGTCTTTCCGCTTGAGAATGTTTTTTGCCAGGTTGTAGGCAAAGAAGGCGGTCTTATGGGAATGCAGCCAGAGTCCCCGGGTTTCGGCGGTTTCATCGCCAAGGATTTTTTGGGTACCGTAGGAGTAGAGCAGATTTTTTAGGCCCCGAAGGCCCACGAGCTTAACGGCTTCGGCGATATTGTCTACCCGCTTGGGAAGCATGAAGGCCGCGCTGTTAACCAGTTTAAGAAGGTCGGCGGTCAATGCGGGATCAACGGCGATGGAGCGGGCAATGTCGTTCATTTCCACCTCGGGGTCGCTGAGTTGACGCTGCAGGGTGGCGACATTTTCTGGAAACTGAGGAATATGCTCCAGCTTTTCTGCCAGGAGATTGGATATTTCGTGGAGGTGATCCAGATGAACCTTTGCCATGGGAATGGAGAGGCGCGCAACGGTCTCTCCGTTCTCGGTGTCAATGTCGAAGGATTCCTCCGACAGCCCCATCTTCCGGAGCATGAGGATCATAATGACGATTCCCAGCCCGGCACCCTCGGAATCATCCAATACCATGGAGAAGGCCTCCTCCAGGCTGTCGTAGGCCCTGGCGCGGGCAATGCGGTCGTAGACCCGCATCTGCTCCTTCTTGGTTATGGATGTATTATTGGCAATGTAAATGTTCAGGATGTCTGATTTTTGGTGGAAGACTATCTTAATATACAAGCCGGCCTTTTTTTGAAGTTCCAGGTAGTGGGAGATATTGTTCAGGGTTTCTTCCTTGAAGGTCTGCATACCCTTTTGGTAGTCTTCGTTGTTCAGTAAATCCAGGTTCTTCTCTTGAAAGTACACCCGTTTGGTGTTGGCCTTCTTGGCATTAACCGCCAGCTCTCGCAGGCAATAGTACAGGGGATCTTTCAAATCGCCCTGACCTATCTCTTTTAGAAATCCGTCCAGGATCTGTTCAAGCTGGGCTTCCAGCTCGGATGGCAGGGTGTAGGTCTTGATCGTAACCGGGATTGAGTTTCTGACTGCGAGTTTTATTTTTTCAGGGTCAATGGTCATCACATTCCGCCTTCTTTGGAGCCTTAGGTCTAGAGTATACTAGATTACTGCGAATCATGCTCCTTAGAAATTCGAGACATGGCCCGTAATTTTTTTTCTACGATGCCATTGACCGTACCCTGTTGGAATACTCCCTTCTGGGTTCGATTGCCTGCGGGCATCCCGGTAAGTATTTCGATGCCCTGGTTCACATTGGAAATAGCCCAGATATGAAACCGGCCTTCTTGTACGGCCTGATTTAATTCGGCGTTGAGGATGAGGGACTCGATGTTTTGTGCGGGGATGATTACCCCCTGGCTTCCGGTAAGACCGTGTTGTTTACAAACCTGGTAGAAGCCCTCTATTTTTTCGATGACCCCCCCTACCGGCTGGATATCCCCCATCTGGTTAACCGATCCGGTTACTGCAATGTCCTGACGCAGGGGGATGGATCCGATGGCAGAGAGCAGGGCGTATATTTCGGTGGAGCTCGCGCTGTCGCCGTCAACTTCAACGTAGCTTTGCTCAAAACAGAGTCGGGCGGTCATAGAAAAGGGAAAGCTCTTGGCGTAGGTGGCATGAATGTAGCTTTCAACGATGTAGGTTCCCTTGTCGTGGATCTCTCCCGAGAGGCCGGCCTCCCGTTCCACGTTGATGATTCCGTCGGTGCCCGGTGCTGCCTGGGCCGTGATGACCGTGGGTCGGCCGAAACTGTAGTATCCCCGGTCCAGTACGGCAAGGCCATTGACCCGGCCTATAGCGGTTCCCTCCAGGAGCATGAGCAGTTCCCCGGTCCGGATCTGTTCATCGATTTTCTCCTCGGGTAAATTCAGGAGAAACGCCCGGGCCTCCAGAGCCTTATTGATGGCTTGGCGGGTGATAGTGGACAAGGGAATCTTCCCCGCCCAGTAGTTCGCCTCCCGTAGTATATCGGCTATCTGGCTGAACTGGGTGGAAAGCTTTGATCGTAGTTCCGCCAGGCGGACGCCGTATTCCAGAAGGGCGGCGACACCTGAGCTATCCACGGGCAGCAGGGATTCTTCCCGTTGAATCATCCGGATAAAGTGGATGTACTCCCGGGTGGTAGAGTTGTTGCGGTCCATGATGTAGTCGAATTCCGCCGGAACCTTGAAGAGCTTCTGGAAATCCTCATCCTGCATGTAAAGCAGGTCATAGAGCATATCATTGCCCAGAATAACAACCTTTAGGTTGAGGGGGATGGGCTGGGGTTTCAGGTTGGACCCCCCGTGGCCGTAGGGGTTGGGGCTGGTACGCATCTCCAAGAAACAGTTTTGCAGGGCCCGTTTGAGGCTTATATAGGTTTCTTCTTCCATGAGCAGGTCTTCAGCCTGGAGGATCAGGTAGCCCCCGTTGGCACGGAGAAGGCTGCCGGGACGTAGGCTCAGGTACCCGGGGCGTTCGGTCTGGGTGGTCCCCGGGGTTTGGCTTGTTTCGCTGGGAGTATCAATGCTTCCGAATAGTTTTGTAAAATCCGGATAGGTTTCAAAAATGATGGGCGGTTTGGTGGTTTTGCTATGATCCACCAGGATGTTTACATCGTAGCGGAGCAGTTCGTCCGGTAGAGCGGTTAGGCTGGCCGGCAGTCCGGTTATCCGGTAGGGGTGGGACTTGCCTTGGGAGGACGGGGAGGTCCCCGGTTTTCGGGTAGAGGCTCGGGCATTCTCGGAACCCGGGGTATGTTCAGATTCGCCATGACCCGGGGCCCCACTGCCGGGATTGCTTTGTGCCTGGGGGGAGGTTCGGGCCATGAAATCTCTCCGGTCCCGGGCCTGCTGGCCTGGCCGTCCCGGTTTGTTTCGTTCCGTGCTTCGAGGGGATTTAGCCGAGGTGCCGGCGGACGGCTCTTCAGAGGGATCATCCGAGCCTGGTGCGTCGCCTGGTTGATTCGTTCGGGACGGGTCGTCAAGAAAAATGGGGAGTTGTTCGATGATATCCTGTCCTAGCTGCTCCAGGTGTTCCTCCATGGAGGGGTAGGGAAAGTCCTTTCCCAGGGAACTTAGGCGCTGGTGGACCTCCGGGGCTATGGATTCCCGGTGGAGTTCCAGGAGGTACTGCTCGGTTCTGCGGCGGTTTCGTTGGATAGAGGTGAAAAGCTGTTTCATTTCTTCCATGAACTGGGAGTATTTTTCCCTGAGATCCTGGTACTGATTCTGTTCAAGCTCTCCGGCGGAGACCATTTGGTGCAGATCCTGGATATTGGTCAGGTTATCGTTTACCACCGCAGCTAGATCGGCTTTTTCCTCGTTATTCTCTTCTATTTGTACGATCTTGAATCCTTCCTGTTGCAGGCGGTCTTCAAAATTGAAGAGGAGTTGGTTCTCCTGGCTTTCTGTTTTGGTGAGAAACTCCTCTTTGGCATGCTGGAAGGAGGATCGGTGCTGGATTTCTTGGGCGAGGGCCTGGATGTCCAGGATGGTTTTCCGGATGGCGCTCCTGAACCGCGAGGCCTCTCCAGCTGGCATGATGAGCACCCGGGGGCTGTCTTCCTGGGAGAAATTATGGACGTAGGCGATATCCCGGAGCTGCTCCTTCTGCAGGTCCTGTTTCCCCAGGATATGCTGAATAGCGGTCCGCTTTCCTGTTCCAGCCGGGCCGGTAGCAAAAATGTTGTATCCCTTGGAGGGGATGGCCAGAGCCATCTCAATAGCCTGGATCGCTCTATCCTGGCCGATAACCCCGAAGGTCTCATGATCCTCCGGGAGCTCCGGGAGCTCGGATTCCTGAATTGTAAAAATTACCCGTTCTGGGGTGAGTTTGCAGTGTTGTTCGGCGGTATTCTTTTTGGTCACACCTTGAATGTACCCAAGAACCGGGGAAATTTCTATGGTATACTGCGAATCATGGGAATACTGATTGAAGAGTTTGATACGTGGGCGCGGGGCCACTTGTCAATTGATGAGATGGCCGGGATCGACAATAGCATAAACGGTATACAGGTTAGCTGCGGACAACGGGAGATTACCCGGGCTGCCTTTGCCGTGGATGCCTGTTTGGAAACCTTCACCCGGGCCGCCGACTGGGGTGCCCAGCTGTTATTTGTACATCACGGCCTGTTCTGGGGGCGTGAACAGCCCTTGGTGGGAACCCACTATCGCCGGATTCATGCATTGATGAAGGAGGATATTGCCCTGTATGCGGCCCATCTACCCCTGGATGCCCACCCTGAGTTGGGGAACAA of the Spirochaeta lutea genome contains:
- a CDS encoding iron-containing alcohol dehydrogenase, with product MSFSTLELPAGIVFGTDALLSAGPRAAARGNRAVIVTEPAMQTEDHLQRLREILDESGVDSIVYSELPPGVSTVAGEEAASLITASKPQTVIGLGGMRVLAVARYAAEQAFFGRSRGGGSGGRYIEIPTSCRNHFMFRNESVLTDANSGLPRIFPLTRGLVSGVIVDPSLTQSLSNKYFAVALLDILLASIEGYLSEDADFLAEIHLTAAIEKLYQSLSIYVRMADDSRARLRGSEAGMLSALGLGRAGQGPGGALSYVINSRHKVPKSWVSAVLLPHIVDLYQESEAPRVARIAGCLGEDVIGRPVEEVAPLASGALRRILGQLNIPTRLRDLNLSLGDLGEDCAFAMDLPYLKTAPFRLSEAELYELAKSAF
- a CDS encoding TrmH family RNA methyltransferase; this encodes MISPRKFLTLDDEHQLRKLRKILLELRSAARGAGLDGVYARQASVVLEAGRAGAPGAIADLDEILAACLRALQTPHESGARVSRLCHQGVLSLEAALGVPLGEWDLDSPDTIGADADPVPDPRYYPGHTRVGPETRSPGETGQPISTSEGNAGSREPEIQVYLEDLRSPFNVGSIFRTCDAMGVSRVLLSPRCPQPGTKRVDRSSMGSVDWIPWRVLAPEDIPSYCRDEELSVLVLETGGTDYTRTVLPPRCLVILGSEELGVSPGCAALGPVVSIGMSGRKGSLNVGVSFGIVASRWRECRS
- a CDS encoding OsmC family protein gives rise to the protein MQKFVTAQWKKAMAFDLTIEDATIPVDADEQFGGAGYGPKPKALMLTALAGCTGMDVVSMLGKMRIPFDSFSIEIEAKQADEHPKVYTDILVRYRFTGDQLNEDKIETAIELSLGKYCAVAATLKKTATLKHELLMNP
- a CDS encoding glutaredoxin family protein; protein product: MSITMYTTPSCSFCHKAKRYFKENRVPFTEYDVSRDPRRADEMVRKSGQMGVPVIDIHGKILVGFNQPEVERALKR
- a CDS encoding HDOD domain-containing protein; its protein translation is MTIDPEKIKLAVRNSIPVTIKTYTLPSELEAQLEQILDGFLKEIGQGDLKDPLYYCLRELAVNAKKANTKRVYFQEKNLDLLNNEDYQKGMQTFKEETLNNISHYLELQKKAGLYIKIVFHQKSDILNIYIANNTSITKKEQMRVYDRIARARAYDSLEEAFSMVLDDSEGAGLGIVIMILMLRKMGLSEESFDIDTENGETVARLSIPMAKVHLDHLHEISNLLAEKLEHIPQFPENVATLQRQLSDPEVEMNDIARSIAVDPALTADLLKLVNSAAFMLPKRVDNIAEAVKLVGLRGLKNLLYSYGTQKILGDETAETRGLWLHSHKTAFFAYNLAKNILKRKDILDDVYVGGILHDMGKIIFSSVHPDLLTNIRKFCEERNIEPQFLEDISAGLNHAEIGARIAEKWNFPDNLVSAIRFHHDPTQAPRRYREMIDVIYMANSLANYETENLSLEELNPTVLRRFNVAGEGHLLLIKEKLDTAFEHETSSHQE
- a CDS encoding Lon protease family protein; amino-acid sequence: MTKKNTAEQHCKLTPERVIFTIQESELPELPEDHETFGVIGQDRAIQAIEMALAIPSKGYNIFATGPAGTGKRTAIQHILGKQDLQKEQLRDIAYVHNFSQEDSPRVLIMPAGEASRFRSAIRKTILDIQALAQEIQHRSSFQHAKEEFLTKTESQENQLLFNFEDRLQQEGFKIVQIEENNEEKADLAAVVNDNLTNIQDLHQMVSAGELEQNQYQDLREKYSQFMEEMKQLFTSIQRNRRRTEQYLLELHRESIAPEVHQRLSSLGKDFPYPSMEEHLEQLGQDIIEQLPIFLDDPSRTNQPGDAPGSDDPSEEPSAGTSAKSPRSTERNKPGRPGQQARDRRDFMARTSPQAQSNPGSGAPGHGESEHTPGSENARASTRKPGTSPSSQGKSHPYRITGLPASLTALPDELLRYDVNILVDHSKTTKPPIIFETYPDFTKLFGSIDTPSETSQTPGTTQTERPGYLSLRPGSLLRANGGYLILQAEDLLMEEETYISLKRALQNCFLEMRTSPNPYGHGGSNLKPQPIPLNLKVVILGNDMLYDLLYMQDEDFQKLFKVPAEFDYIMDRNNSTTREYIHFIRMIQREESLLPVDSSGVAALLEYGVRLAELRSKLSTQFSQIADILREANYWAGKIPLSTITRQAINKALEARAFLLNLPEEKIDEQIRTGELLMLLEGTAIGRVNGLAVLDRGYYSFGRPTVITAQAAPGTDGIINVEREAGLSGEIHDKGTYIVESYIHATYAKSFPFSMTARLCFEQSYVEVDGDSASSTEIYALLSAIGSIPLRQDIAVTGSVNQMGDIQPVGGVIEKIEGFYQVCKQHGLTGSQGVIIPAQNIESLILNAELNQAVQEGRFHIWAISNVNQGIEILTGMPAGNRTQKGVFQQGTVNGIVEKKLRAMSRISKEHDSQ